A part of Candidatus Electrothrix aestuarii genomic DNA contains:
- a CDS encoding caspase family protein — translation MFQMERLLKTLLLLSGVIISSCNGTFAQESSQFGPWRMTDYIAPEIIVQTGHPHPVTALAFSPDGNLLASRGQHVAKIWDLRTGKELRELIAKGEGKSIAISPDSQYVTTTSYDDKNWSTRLWNIKTGELVETLSGGNLAKFSPNGRILAIAENGGRITPWGKFKLFDIRERKYIFESEKKEGQNVKAIEFSPNGKYMACQYSNTVDPIVILEITNQRVINRFSIAENNSAGQGWILSIAFSPDSRMLATQHSDKSNYIKLEFRDVYTGKLVYSMIASEKQKNSKKNCKQRSFPETIAFHQNGKMLLHSIENHWCKSQKDYSEIQLIDIEKQKVIRSIRTNNVTSFTLSPDGKIVATGHSRGDIKLWDLGTGKYVKTLQGYAQQITAIDSNPVFPQVASGSFDNTIKIWDLSGKKTVLRSLVGHKDIVVSLDFHPNGKFLVSSELFSDSGYGITYPRNRYNKKKSDRISSQLSRHLNYDLAKGMPNEKGLRSFIRSHNKKVDDYLKTIKKINIWDVESEKVVQTLARSNNTFIQAGGSGWIPSRFQEVRFPKYVMFSSDGRMIAHGVSGGNVHIFNFQTGGELHSFFDAFASPYYENRRRQDRGDISAFIFHPNGHQLIGDDEVWDIATKRKIKKINNFDVRGSRDFVKTGMLAVNKEGSLIAGTCHEGFSVCGAICLASLENYSSSSKLSVQLETGDQYDHINTIVFHPDKNVLAAGYDNGMIILWDTDRQREIVRLQGKGNNPINSLSFSSDGRILYSSSFDAQIQLWDVRHRKKIASLVAVNDKDYVIFTPDNYYMATKTGLRGVAFRIGNEAYPFEQFDAKLNRPDIVMKRIGYAENELTDMYYNYYKKRLRRLNIEEKTLRNDFHIPQLRIVNREALPLVTKDKKIVLDIEAVDFKSIVKRLKVYVNHVPVYGINGIELDKKTQLHKQKIPLELTDGKNKIQVSVLNSNGAESLKETVEIEYIGTPAPSSLYVFSIGVSEYQDSSIENLDYAAKDSKDICSLFEKRVGTFDKVVIKNIINQRAIKENILAIRDVLQNTKVDDEVVLFFAGHGLLHNKTDYYFATYDMNFKSPVQRGLSYEDIESLLYAAPARKKLLLIDTCHAGEVEEDYNIQPHTDELGHPRFRSNSLTQLTPINSGSLMSMQDIFADLQFSSGAMVFTAASGLEKAQENSEWKNGAFTHSILQGVTTGKADLNKDGLIAVSELRNYVVDDVRSLTKEEQVPTMRKENLEFDFPIFQTKTR, via the coding sequence ATGTTTCAGATGGAAAGGCTCCTGAAAACTCTTCTCCTGTTATCAGGTGTAATAATTTCGAGCTGCAACGGTACCTTTGCCCAAGAATCTTCTCAATTTGGCCCTTGGCGTATGACCGATTACATTGCGCCTGAAATTATTGTCCAGACAGGCCATCCGCATCCTGTAACTGCACTGGCATTCAGTCCTGACGGCAATTTGTTAGCCAGCAGAGGGCAGCATGTTGCTAAAATTTGGGATTTGCGTACAGGCAAGGAGCTTCGAGAACTAATAGCGAAGGGCGAGGGTAAGTCTATAGCGATAAGTCCTGATAGTCAATATGTTACAACAACTAGCTATGATGATAAAAATTGGAGCACTCGACTGTGGAACATCAAAACTGGAGAACTTGTTGAAACTTTGTCTGGTGGGAATTTAGCGAAATTCAGCCCAAATGGAAGGATACTTGCTATTGCCGAGAACGGTGGTCGCATTACTCCTTGGGGGAAATTTAAACTGTTCGATATAAGGGAACGAAAGTATATTTTTGAGTCGGAAAAAAAAGAAGGGCAGAACGTAAAGGCGATTGAATTTAGCCCGAACGGAAAGTACATGGCCTGCCAGTATAGCAATACTGTTGACCCTATCGTTATTCTAGAAATTACTAACCAGAGAGTAATAAATCGTTTTTCAATAGCTGAGAATAATTCTGCCGGGCAAGGTTGGATTTTATCCATAGCATTCAGCCCGGACAGTAGAATGCTTGCAACTCAACATTCTGACAAATCAAACTATATAAAATTAGAATTTCGGGATGTTTATACAGGAAAATTAGTCTATTCAATGATAGCTTCTGAGAAACAAAAAAATTCTAAAAAAAACTGTAAGCAAAGGAGTTTCCCGGAAACAATAGCATTTCATCAAAATGGCAAGATGCTTCTGCATAGCATTGAAAATCACTGGTGTAAATCGCAAAAAGATTACAGTGAGATTCAGCTGATTGATATAGAAAAACAGAAAGTAATACGAAGTATCAGAACGAATAATGTCACAAGCTTTACGTTAAGTCCGGATGGTAAAATCGTTGCAACTGGGCACAGCAGGGGCGATATAAAATTATGGGACTTAGGAACAGGTAAGTACGTTAAAACTCTTCAAGGCTATGCTCAACAGATTACAGCAATTGATTCCAATCCAGTTTTTCCTCAAGTGGCAAGCGGGAGTTTCGATAACACTATAAAAATATGGGATCTTTCCGGAAAGAAGACTGTTCTTCGCTCATTAGTTGGACATAAAGATATTGTTGTGTCGTTGGACTTCCATCCTAACGGTAAATTTCTCGTAAGTTCTGAACTGTTTTCAGATAGCGGCTACGGAATAACTTACCCAAGAAATCGATATAATAAAAAGAAAAGTGATAGGATATCTAGTCAGTTAAGCAGACACCTCAATTACGACTTAGCTAAGGGGATGCCAAACGAAAAAGGGTTACGATCATTTATTCGCTCTCATAACAAGAAGGTTGATGATTACTTGAAAACAATAAAAAAAATAAATATATGGGATGTAGAAAGTGAAAAAGTTGTTCAAACGCTCGCCCGGTCGAACAATACTTTTATTCAAGCAGGTGGTAGCGGCTGGATACCTTCTCGTTTTCAAGAGGTACGGTTTCCGAAGTATGTCATGTTCAGTTCCGATGGACGAATGATTGCTCATGGCGTAAGCGGAGGAAATGTTCATATTTTTAACTTCCAGACAGGAGGAGAACTCCATTCCTTTTTTGATGCATTTGCATCCCCTTATTATGAAAACAGAAGAAGGCAAGATCGAGGTGATATATCAGCCTTCATCTTTCACCCGAATGGACATCAACTTATCGGAGATGATGAAGTATGGGATATAGCCACAAAGAGAAAAATAAAAAAGATAAATAATTTTGATGTAAGAGGGTCGCGAGACTTTGTAAAAACAGGAATGCTGGCTGTTAACAAGGAAGGATCATTAATTGCCGGTACCTGTCATGAAGGGTTTTCTGTTTGCGGAGCAATCTGTCTTGCAAGCTTAGAAAATTACAGTTCTTCAAGTAAGTTATCGGTACAGCTGGAAACAGGAGATCAATATGATCATATAAATACAATTGTTTTTCATCCTGATAAAAATGTATTAGCAGCAGGCTATGATAATGGAATGATTATTTTATGGGATACTGACCGACAGAGAGAGATAGTAAGATTACAGGGGAAAGGTAACAATCCGATCAACTCCTTGTCATTCAGTTCGGACGGTCGAATTTTATACAGCAGCAGTTTCGATGCGCAAATACAATTGTGGGATGTAAGGCATAGAAAAAAAATAGCTTCTCTTGTTGCTGTCAATGATAAAGATTATGTCATTTTCACACCTGATAATTACTATATGGCGACAAAAACAGGGTTAAGAGGTGTTGCATTTCGTATTGGCAATGAAGCTTACCCTTTTGAACAGTTTGACGCGAAACTCAATCGACCCGATATTGTTATGAAGCGTATCGGTTATGCCGAAAACGAACTGACAGATATGTACTATAATTATTACAAGAAGCGTCTCAGGAGGTTAAACATCGAAGAAAAAACACTCAGAAATGATTTTCATATTCCTCAATTGAGGATTGTCAATCGAGAAGCGCTTCCCTTAGTGACCAAGGATAAAAAAATAGTATTGGATATCGAGGCGGTAGACTTCAAATCTATAGTGAAACGATTAAAAGTGTACGTCAATCATGTTCCTGTTTATGGAATAAACGGGATTGAACTTGATAAGAAAACACAACTACATAAACAGAAAATTCCCTTAGAGCTTACCGACGGAAAAAACAAAATCCAAGTTTCGGTGCTTAATAGTAACGGAGCTGAGTCTTTAAAAGAAACCGTAGAGATAGAGTACATAGGAACACCTGCGCCATCCAGCCTCTATGTTTTTTCTATCGGAGTATCTGAATATCAGGACAGCAGCATAGAAAATTTAGATTATGCTGCAAAAGATTCAAAAGATATTTGTTCGTTGTTTGAAAAGCGCGTCGGAACATTTGATAAGGTTGTAATTAAAAACATAATCAATCAAAGAGCAATCAAAGAAAATATTCTTGCCATAAGAGATGTCTTGCAAAATACAAAGGTTGATGATGAAGTGGTGTTGTTTTTCGCAGGACATGGATTGCTGCATAATAAAACTGACTACTATTTTGCAACCTATGATATGAATTTCAAATCACCTGTGCAACGCGGTTTGTCCTACGAGGATATTGAGAGCCTGCTTTATGCTGCTCCCGCACGCAAAAAGCTCCTGCTGATTGATACCTGTCATGCTGGCGAAGTGGAAGAAGATTATAATATACAGCCCCATACAGATGAACTTGGTCACCCTCGTTTTCGTTCGAATTCTTTAACGCAATTAACACCGATAAACAGTGGTTCATTAATGTCAATGCAGGATATTTTTGCCGATTTACAGTTCAGTTCAGGGGCAATGGTCTTTACTGCCGCCAGCGGACTTGAAAAAGCTCAGGAAAACTCGGAATGGAAAAATGGAGCCTTTACCCATTCAATACTCCAAGGTGTAACTACCGGTAAGGCGGATTTAAACAAGGACGGTCTTATTGCGGTATCAGAACTGAGAAATTATGTCGTCGATGACGTGCGGTCGCTTACCAAGGAAGAGCAGGTGCCAACAATGCGGAAAGAAAACCTTGAATTCGACTTTCCTATTTTTCAAACAAAAACAAGATGA
- a CDS encoding carbonic anhydrase, translated as MKKSILKTLVGTCCVLALAAAPAMANSTAKKPSPDEAIKMLKEGNERFVSGKSNHPHTDAARLIQAGKEDQGDYAYATVITCSDSRVPVERLFDAGIMDIFVIRVAGNVIDTDEAGSVEYGLAHVNTPVFVVLGHTQCGAVTAVTNEVQGHGHALEVNIPPLVDNIEPAVKKAIAEHPEAKGADVIPYAIVENVWQGVEDLFMKSPVSRELVKEGKAKVIGAIYDVSTGKVEWLPEENVTKILEKVEQDPKKEMNKMAGKE; from the coding sequence ATGAAAAAGTCAATCCTGAAAACCCTTGTTGGTACCTGCTGCGTGCTGGCTTTGGCTGCTGCTCCGGCAATGGCAAACTCTACCGCCAAAAAGCCGAGCCCGGATGAGGCTATCAAGATGCTGAAAGAGGGTAACGAGCGCTTTGTGAGCGGTAAATCCAATCATCCCCACACCGATGCTGCTCGTCTGATCCAGGCTGGTAAAGAGGATCAGGGTGATTATGCCTATGCCACCGTTATTACCTGTTCTGATTCACGCGTTCCTGTAGAGCGTCTCTTTGATGCCGGTATCATGGATATCTTTGTTATCCGCGTTGCTGGTAACGTTATTGACACTGATGAGGCTGGTTCTGTAGAGTACGGTCTGGCTCACGTCAATACGCCGGTTTTCGTTGTGCTTGGTCACACCCAGTGTGGTGCGGTTACTGCGGTAACCAATGAAGTGCAGGGACATGGTCATGCACTGGAAGTGAATATTCCGCCCCTGGTTGACAACATCGAACCAGCAGTAAAAAAAGCTATCGCAGAGCATCCTGAGGCCAAAGGCGCTGATGTTATCCCTTACGCTATTGTTGAGAACGTATGGCAGGGTGTTGAGGACCTATTCATGAAGAGCCCGGTTTCCCGTGAACTGGTGAAAGAAGGCAAGGCGAAAGTTATTGGTGCAATCTATGACGTATCAACCGGTAAGGTTGAGTGGTTGCCGGAAGAGAACGTAACTAAGATCCTGGAGAAAGTTGAGCAGGATCCTAAAAAAGAAATGAACAAGATGGCTGGCAAGGAGTAA
- a CDS encoding pyridoxine 5'-phosphate synthase, translating into MPINIISTYLKSNQQPEQRLAFQLHEDLLRERILFLLQEIGRADSTVSVVFMDDPAMTAYNQQYRSKPGPTNVLSFPTSESQDAMEGFIPDELASNELGDILISVETALKEALEKKCTLHQRLSELLIHGLLHLIGYDHEISDEQAEIMFSREQELFDSLQEHHTYHIRRKKMPQLAINVDHIATIRQARGGAEPDPVLAAGICELAGAKGIVIHLREDRRHIQDRDVRLIRQTVKTRLNLEMANVKEIVDIALEIKPDMITLVPEKRKELTTEGGLDVMSNEKKLRKTINKMSAAGIPVSLFIDPDAEQIEAAHEVGATYVELHTGRYCDAESEKERDKEFHLIEQAAELAFEKGLRVNAGHGLDYRTTTRIAAIPFIEELSIGHAVIARAAFVGLNQAVREMQDCIDKAGR; encoded by the coding sequence ATGCCTATCAATATCATCTCTACGTACCTCAAGAGCAATCAGCAACCCGAGCAGAGGCTGGCCTTTCAGCTCCACGAAGACCTGCTGCGTGAGCGCATCCTGTTTCTGCTGCAAGAGATAGGTAGAGCGGACAGCACGGTGAGCGTTGTCTTCATGGACGACCCGGCTATGACCGCCTATAACCAACAGTATCGCTCCAAACCCGGACCAACGAACGTCCTTTCCTTTCCGACCTCGGAAAGCCAGGACGCGATGGAAGGTTTTATCCCGGATGAGTTAGCCAGTAATGAACTGGGAGATATACTGATCTCTGTGGAAACCGCCTTGAAAGAGGCGCTGGAAAAAAAATGTACCCTACATCAACGCCTGAGCGAACTGCTTATTCATGGCCTGCTCCATCTTATTGGCTATGATCACGAAATATCGGATGAGCAGGCGGAGATTATGTTCAGCCGAGAACAAGAGCTCTTTGACTCACTTCAAGAACACCACACGTACCACATAAGGAGAAAAAAAATGCCGCAACTCGCCATTAATGTCGATCACATCGCCACCATTCGTCAGGCCCGTGGGGGTGCTGAACCTGATCCGGTCCTTGCAGCCGGTATCTGCGAACTTGCTGGGGCCAAAGGGATTGTTATCCATCTCCGGGAAGACCGCCGCCATATCCAGGACCGGGATGTCCGCCTGATCCGCCAGACTGTAAAAACCCGCCTTAATCTGGAAATGGCCAACGTCAAGGAGATTGTTGACATCGCCCTGGAGATCAAACCTGACATGATCACCCTGGTCCCGGAAAAACGCAAAGAGTTGACCACAGAAGGCGGCCTGGATGTGATGAGCAATGAAAAAAAGTTACGCAAGACCATCAACAAAATGAGCGCAGCCGGGATTCCGGTTTCCCTCTTTATTGATCCAGATGCAGAGCAGATTGAGGCTGCACATGAAGTCGGAGCGACCTATGTGGAGTTACATACTGGTCGCTACTGCGATGCAGAGAGCGAAAAGGAACGAGACAAAGAATTCCATCTTATTGAGCAGGCAGCGGAACTGGCCTTTGAAAAGGGATTGCGGGTCAATGCAGGACACGGCCTTGATTACCGGACCACCACCCGCATTGCAGCTATTCCCTTTATTGAGGAACTGAGCATCGGCCATGCCGTTATTGCCCGCGCCGCCTTTGTTGGTCTGAATCAGGCTGTACGGGAGATGCAAGATTGTATCGATAAGGCGGGAAGGTAG
- a CDS encoding sigma-70 family RNA polymerase sigma factor yields the protein MLASIKEDLLKAGKDEGCITFSHLNELLPEDVKDPGAIEAVFDFLNAHNIEIVTVEDSGKKRTLSGEEWTGKEEFHDDDEHGTVVTSEEHESEETTTTYLREMGQFDLLTPEEEAHYSRAIREGFNAIICAIREIKVDVPEVKSLIDRIDLWERRDPTLKPKKQQLNYMRKCVEKAATRHQDQRELFELHTRLGAYNRSIETAKDCMIRANLRLVVSIAKRYMHQGLTLADLIQEGNLGLMRAVFRFDYTKGNKFSTYASWWIRQAITRAILDKTRTIRLPVHFLELRSQFFKAFYALLKELGREPTPAEISEMTDLPMDKILAILEASREPISLETPVGDDDSTLGDFLENSESESPYDTVQNRELAGRVTEVLSTLTDREEKIIRLRFGIGEKAEYTLEEIGKKFNVSRERIRQIEKKALNRLRHSSRRDKLRYFLD from the coding sequence GTGCTGGCAAGTATCAAGGAAGACCTTCTTAAGGCTGGAAAGGACGAAGGTTGCATAACCTTCAGTCATCTCAACGAATTATTACCAGAAGATGTAAAGGATCCCGGAGCCATTGAAGCAGTTTTCGATTTCCTCAATGCTCATAATATTGAGATCGTAACTGTTGAAGACTCTGGCAAAAAGAGGACCCTTTCCGGTGAGGAGTGGACCGGGAAGGAAGAATTTCATGATGACGATGAACACGGCACGGTCGTAACATCGGAAGAGCATGAATCAGAAGAAACCACAACCACCTACCTGCGGGAAATGGGCCAGTTTGACCTCTTAACCCCGGAGGAGGAAGCCCATTACTCCCGTGCTATTCGGGAGGGTTTCAATGCCATTATCTGCGCCATCCGTGAAATTAAAGTAGATGTACCTGAGGTCAAAAGCCTGATAGACAGAATTGATCTTTGGGAACGGCGTGATCCCACCTTGAAACCGAAAAAGCAGCAGCTCAACTACATGCGGAAATGCGTGGAAAAGGCTGCTACCCGGCATCAGGATCAACGCGAACTCTTCGAGTTGCATACCCGTTTAGGAGCATATAACCGTTCCATTGAAACGGCAAAGGACTGCATGATCCGGGCAAACCTCCGTTTGGTGGTTTCTATAGCCAAGCGTTATATGCACCAAGGTCTGACCCTGGCTGATCTCATTCAGGAAGGTAACTTAGGTCTAATGCGAGCCGTTTTCCGCTTTGACTACACCAAGGGCAATAAGTTCTCTACCTATGCCTCCTGGTGGATTCGTCAGGCTATTACCCGGGCTATTTTGGACAAAACCCGGACGATCCGTTTGCCTGTCCATTTCCTGGAGCTGCGAAGCCAATTCTTTAAGGCCTTCTACGCCTTACTGAAAGAATTGGGTCGCGAGCCGACACCTGCGGAAATCTCCGAGATGACAGACCTGCCTATGGATAAGATCCTGGCTATTCTGGAGGCATCACGGGAGCCTATTTCCCTGGAAACCCCGGTGGGTGATGATGACTCCACCCTGGGAGATTTCCTGGAAAACTCGGAGTCCGAGTCTCCATATGACACTGTGCAGAATCGGGAGCTGGCAGGGCGGGTTACCGAAGTCCTCTCTACCCTGACAGACCGGGAAGAGAAGATCATCCGTCTCCGTTTCGGGATCGGAGAAAAGGCAGAGTACACCTTAGAGGAAATCGGCAAGAAATTCAACGTTTCCCGCGAGCGTATCCGCCAGATTGAGAAAAAAGCCCTCAATCGCTTACGCCATTCCAGTCGTCGCGATAAACTTCGCTATTTTCTCGACTGA
- a CDS encoding DUF3108 domain-containing protein, whose translation MRKRSTKEAGQVRAPGKTGILWGKSRTVVLTVCFLVFGTCLLGAEEGNQHREQPLSIDPQSFAVIYSGQERMHFSVSWSGGVKIGDLVLAVTKNPAGKGLVIKARVTDYGLFKLFYPVDDTFSTFIQGPLMLPTRYEVNQQEGSRKVQRLTLYDQGKFQAKYRKHQNPLTLYQLNGTAYNEFSAFFITRALNLRPEEPQIIPTFADKKRHQVVANVLGREQKNTIFGQRKTIKVMPKMHFKGLYDKDGDTVFWLTDDACRVPVEIRSKILIGSLVAELEEYDNPACQTVSP comes from the coding sequence ATGAGAAAAAGAAGCACGAAAGAGGCAGGGCAGGTCAGAGCTCCCGGAAAGACCGGAATACTATGGGGAAAAAGCCGAACTGTTGTCCTTACGGTCTGTTTTCTGGTTTTTGGCACTTGTCTGCTCGGTGCGGAAGAAGGAAACCAGCACAGGGAACAGCCTCTGTCTATAGATCCGCAGTCTTTTGCTGTCATCTACTCAGGTCAGGAGCGTATGCATTTTTCTGTTTCCTGGTCTGGAGGGGTAAAGATAGGTGATCTTGTCCTTGCCGTGACAAAGAACCCGGCAGGCAAAGGTTTGGTTATTAAGGCTCGGGTGACGGATTATGGCTTGTTCAAGCTCTTCTATCCTGTGGATGATACCTTTAGTACCTTTATTCAAGGTCCCCTGATGCTGCCAACCCGTTATGAGGTAAATCAGCAGGAGGGAAGCAGAAAGGTACAGCGTTTGACCTTGTATGATCAGGGAAAATTTCAGGCCAAGTATCGGAAACATCAAAATCCGCTCACCCTTTATCAGCTCAACGGGACCGCATATAACGAGTTCTCAGCCTTTTTCATCACCAGGGCACTGAACCTGCGCCCGGAAGAACCGCAGATTATTCCTACCTTTGCCGATAAGAAGCGTCATCAAGTTGTGGCGAATGTCTTAGGGAGGGAGCAAAAAAACACCATTTTCGGTCAGAGAAAGACTATAAAAGTGATGCCCAAAATGCATTTTAAAGGATTGTACGATAAAGACGGGGATACGGTTTTTTGGCTCACTGATGATGCATGCCGAGTTCCGGTGGAGATTCGCTCAAAAATACTTATCGGCTCATTGGTTGCCGAGCTGGAAGAATATGATAATCCTGCTTGTCAGACTGTCTCGCCTTAA
- a CDS encoding potassium channel protein has translation MRKYILFVGPLLMFLVIGPVGYIFLEGTPFIDGLYLTMITISTVGYGDIVPTTPAGRLFTVLLIFSGVGYVMYMFSQITEAMVEGGLQRFVEKRKMHKKMTRLQDHYIICGFGRIGQEICAILRENYRSFVVIENEDEVIREIDQLGYIVLKGDASDDEVLEQAGIKQARGLVAVVSTDADNLYITLTARGINPGLFILTRSSGTPGVAKKLERAGATKVISPYSIGARRMAQLIVRPTVVDFLDLAMQARELGLCMEELLITEHSSLVDKTLMQSGLRKKYDIIVVAIKRPGMSMIFNPGPDSKIQDGDILIVLGDNQQISALEKTL, from the coding sequence ATGCGAAAATATATTTTATTTGTCGGCCCGCTGCTGATGTTTCTGGTGATTGGTCCGGTTGGGTATATATTTTTGGAGGGAACTCCATTTATTGACGGACTGTACCTGACCATGATAACCATCAGTACTGTCGGATACGGAGATATTGTTCCAACCACTCCGGCTGGTCGGCTGTTTACGGTGCTGCTGATTTTTTCCGGGGTGGGCTATGTTATGTATATGTTCAGCCAGATCACCGAGGCAATGGTCGAAGGCGGGCTGCAACGATTTGTTGAGAAAAGAAAAATGCATAAAAAAATGACAAGGCTGCAAGATCATTACATCATTTGTGGGTTCGGGCGTATCGGTCAGGAGATCTGTGCCATTCTCCGGGAGAATTACCGTTCTTTTGTGGTGATTGAAAATGAAGACGAGGTGATTCGAGAAATTGATCAGCTCGGGTACATTGTCCTGAAGGGCGATGCCTCGGATGACGAGGTTTTGGAGCAGGCAGGTATTAAGCAGGCCCGTGGGCTGGTGGCGGTGGTCTCTACGGATGCAGATAATCTCTATATAACCTTGACGGCACGGGGGATTAATCCCGGTCTGTTCATCCTGACCCGCTCCAGCGGTACCCCTGGTGTTGCCAAAAAGTTGGAGCGGGCAGGGGCCACTAAGGTGATTTCTCCTTATTCCATTGGGGCCCGCAGGATGGCCCAGCTCATTGTTCGGCCCACTGTGGTGGACTTTCTTGATCTTGCCATGCAGGCCCGGGAGCTGGGACTCTGTATGGAGGAACTCCTGATTACAGAACATTCCTCGCTTGTCGACAAAACTCTGATGCAATCCGGGCTCAGGAAAAAATACGATATCATTGTGGTTGCCATTAAACGGCCTGGCATGTCAATGATTTTTAATCCCGGCCCGGACAGCAAAATTCAGGATGGTGATATTCTTATTGTCCTTGGCGATAATCAGCAGATCTCCGCCCTGGAGAAAACCTTGTAG
- the mqnE gene encoding aminofutalosine synthase MqnE yields the protein MDSLIQQAGFGDILDKVRKQERLSLEDGKRLFACPDILILGYLANIVREQKNGNQAFFIYNQHINYSNICTNLCKFCAFGKEKNDALAYEMQIEEIKDKVRERLDEPITEIHMVGGIHPDLPYSYYLAALRGIKEVRPDVHIQAFTCVEIQHLADLSDQSVGDTLEELKDAGLGSLPGGGAEVFSPRIREITCPEKLSGEGWLNVAKTAHQHGLRTNATMLYGHIETIEERLEHLDTLRRTQDETGGFLTYIPLAFHPKNTAMTEHARTTGMEDIKNIAVARLMLDNFPHIKAYWVMIGPKLAQVALSFGADDMDGTVKEEHITRMAGGENEQALGHKTLIRLIKEAGREPVERDTLYNILKKF from the coding sequence ATGGACTCTCTTATACAGCAAGCCGGTTTTGGTGATATTCTTGATAAAGTACGCAAACAGGAACGCCTCTCCCTGGAGGACGGCAAACGCCTCTTTGCCTGCCCAGATATTCTGATCCTAGGCTATCTTGCCAATATCGTACGGGAGCAGAAAAACGGCAATCAGGCTTTTTTCATTTATAATCAGCATATAAACTACTCCAATATATGCACCAACCTTTGCAAATTCTGCGCCTTTGGTAAAGAAAAAAACGATGCCTTAGCCTATGAGATGCAGATTGAAGAGATAAAGGACAAGGTGCGAGAACGACTGGACGAGCCCATCACGGAAATCCATATGGTGGGCGGCATTCACCCAGACCTTCCCTACTCCTACTATTTAGCGGCACTGCGCGGAATCAAGGAAGTTCGACCGGATGTCCACATCCAGGCCTTTACCTGCGTGGAGATCCAGCATCTGGCCGATCTGAGTGACCAGTCTGTAGGAGATACCCTGGAAGAGCTCAAAGATGCAGGCTTGGGCTCCCTGCCCGGCGGCGGCGCCGAGGTTTTCAGTCCCCGTATCCGTGAAATAACCTGCCCGGAAAAACTCAGTGGCGAGGGATGGCTCAATGTTGCCAAAACAGCGCACCAACATGGCCTACGCACCAATGCCACCATGCTCTACGGCCATATAGAGACCATTGAAGAACGCCTGGAGCACCTGGATACCCTGCGTCGTACCCAGGATGAAACCGGAGGTTTCCTGACCTATATCCCCTTGGCCTTTCATCCGAAAAATACTGCTATGACCGAGCATGCCCGCACCACAGGAATGGAGGATATCAAAAATATCGCAGTAGCCCGCCTGATGCTGGATAACTTCCCGCATATCAAGGCCTACTGGGTTATGATTGGACCAAAGTTGGCTCAGGTAGCTCTCTCCTTTGGAGCCGATGATATGGACGGGACAGTGAAAGAGGAGCATATCACTCGGATGGCTGGCGGAGAAAACGAGCAGGCCTTGGGTCACAAAACGCTGATCCGATTGATTAAGGAGGCAGGACGGGAGCCGGTGGAGCGGGATACTCTTTATAATATACTGAAGAAATTTTAA